ttttttttaaatgttgttaaactccttctacatttttttttagatttatttatttattatacttaagtacactgtagctgactttcagacactccagaagagggcatcagatcttgttacagatggttgtgagccaccatgtggttgctgggatttgaactccggacctttggaagagcagtaggtgctcttacccgctgagccatctcaccagcccccttaaaCACTTCTAACAGCCTGGGGTTCCCTGATAACGAggtctctgtttgtttttttttttttttttggtttgtttgttttttgaaacatagtctcacaatgtagcccaggctggcccctccTGGACTCAGCTTCTGGGGTGATAGGATTATGAGATACACCATGAAGCCTGTCTTGTGCATAAGACTGAAAAGGTCTCTCTATGACTTTCCCCAGCAAACATGCTGACACGCAGACATGTGAGCAGGAGTTTGGGGTGGTGATTCCACGAGTCAGGCTCAGCTGTGAAGGCTCAGACACAGCCCAGACACCAGGACCCGGAAGATCTCTGCTGCCTGCTTGGAATCCTCTGCACGCTTCATGGAATTTTATTTGGTAGACAGGGGTAAGATTCAGAAGCCAATtgatatccccacccccacctccaccaccaccctccccacccccaccccagctcagcAACCACAGAGATCGCCTCTCCAGGGAGCATGAGAGCTGCCCAGAGAGCCTTGATTACTTCCTGCTCCTTAATGGGTCCTTCAGAACAGAGTGGTTCTAGTTtccatggcaacaggcaggcagcaACAGAAGGGAAGTGGCTCGCTGagcttcctccccactcccataAGGGCTTCTGGCAGCCAGTCTCTTGAGAAAATGAACCTGAAGGCTACGGAGATGCCTACCACAGACTGACCGCAAAGACACCTGCAAAAGTGGGTGCCTGCCCCTTCCTGGCCCAGAGAACAGTGGGAACAAGACCCTGGACTATCCTGACGAAGGAATTTCAGAGAAATTACTTTTGATGCTGGGTGTGGCTCAGAAGTGGAGCCCTTGCCCAGAAAACCCCTTCAGGTGAGGAGGGGGCTTGGCTCTGAGGAAAGTAAGCCTCTGTTAACTTTTTTCTAGTACATAGAATTTATGGCACTGACCCTGGGCTTTCCAACATCTGTGATTCTTGAGGCTGTTGCCCCCTGCTGCCCACTGTGGGAACTGCCCCTACCTTTGGCTTTTAGGTAACAGTTGGAGCAGCCCAGTTCATTCTAAGGCAAACTCAACTTAGTGTCCACCAAGATCTATGGCATTCAACGCTGGGCCTGATGGAGCCCACCTgtaatttcaattctttttttggagacagggtttctctgtatagccctggctgtcctggaactcactttgtagaccaggctggcctcgaactcagaaatctgcctgcctNNNNNNNNNNNNNNNtaaaggtgtgtgccaccacacccggctgtaaTTTCAATTCTTTGACAGTTCCTCCCAGTTGCGGAGATGACAGGCATTGGCTATGGCCTAGTGTTCCATACATGTTGGCCTCAAACCCTGTGACTCTTTTGCTCCTGGCTGTTTGGTACAGTTTCTGCCTCTTCCCCGTTTTAGTGCCTATAACAAGATCTCTCCCCAGAGCGTGCTCATCTCATGAATTCAACCTTCTCTGTCTGACTCAGTACTGGCTACAATGTAAATAATGTGTCCGTGACTGTTTTGCTGCATCCTCTATGGAATAAAGGCAGAGAATGTATCTGCAGTCCTAGTGCCAcaatctttaaccccagcattcctgaggcagaagcaggtggctttctgtgagttcaaggccatccaggactacatagtgacaccctgtctaaaacaaaaagaaaaaaaaaaagtatagggGGGATATATTCGTCCAGATTCAACGtagttttggggggttggggatcaagacagagtttctcgtgtatccctgaatgtcctggaacttactctgtaagcCATGCTGGCCCTGGAGCCCTCTCACAAACccagacataattttaaaatttgagacagtcttgctgtaTCCCGGGCTAAGCTGCTCATCATGTTCCTGCCTCATCCCTCCCATGCACCCCAGTaatgggatgacaggtgtgcagAACTATGGCAAGGTGGACAcagtctaaaaagaaaaacatttaggggctggagagatggctcagtgagtaagagcactagttgttcttccagaggtcctgagttcaatttccagcaaccacatggtggttcacaaccatctgtaatgagatctgatgccttctggtatgtctgaagacagttacattGTACTCATGAAAATacatctttagaaaaaaagaaaagaaaaagaaaagcatctaaATGCAAAGGTGTTTAAATCCAGCTGTATTTGAAGGAGCCAAGGGGACACTGACTGGGATGTGTGGggctctcagcactgggatcTTTCCCTGGAGAAGAAGGGACACCAGGATCTGTGTGCACAGAGAACACAAGGAAATGATGGATGAATTAGAGGCTAGcttgagctatatagtgagatccaaGACCgattgatccccaggacccacagacccacatggtagaaagagaaagtggATTTTTcccaagctgccctctgactaCAGCACActtgtgcacgcgcacacacacacgtacacatgcacacaaaacttGGAAGCAAGATAAGAAAGAACCTTTAGAGGACCAGGCAGGGTGCTCATTAAGAAATCATGGCTGACTGTGACTCTGAGTGGCTATGGGAACACACCTACCATCCCAGCCTTGGATGGCAGAGACTGGATGCTGAGCCCAGCCTTGTCTCTGAGCTCTAAATTTGATTGAGAGAGCCTGCTTTAATAACTAAGGTGGAAGAGGAATGGGCAGAGCCCTGACAACCTCTGGCCTTGCATGCAAGTACATGTGTGTACTCACAGACGAAGATGTGTTTTAAAATGGCATATTCTAGGGTAGAAGAGATGGGTGAGCGCTTAGAGCCTGCTCTGCTCTTGAGGATGAGAAACCCTGGCttcagcacccacagggtagtttaaccctctgtaactccacttccagggaacTTGATGCCCCCTTTTGGCCTATAAAGGTACCTGCACCGacacccatataaataaaaataaaaataaaattttaattacataatgtgttgaggtggctcagtggagagCACATGCCAAGTGTCTGCAGAAACCTTGGGGTCCATCTTCAACACCAGTGTTGAAGCCATTGGTCTGTGATTGTCCAGGAAGATACAAATTGCATATTGGTGTACCCTTCCATGGGCCTCCCCACTTTCCTTCTGGAGCCTGTGTCCTGgctgccactgcccagcttctaaACTCCTTTCCTCCCCGAACCCCATCAGTAACTATTTACAGAATGAGCAGATCCCTCCCATCCTTGGCTTGGCAACTCTGGGATCTGTGCTACCACTTTCTCTACTTTCTGAGCATTTAAgaacatacatatgaaaatattaaatatagatACATAGGTACATATAGTGTACATAAaccaatataaataaacaataataagtaTATAGGttgtaattttttgagacagggtttctctgtgtagtcctggctttcctggaactcactctctagaccaggctggccttgaactcagagatccaactgcctctgcctcttgggttttaggattaaaggtgtgcacctgtGCCACCACAACCTGGAGATATGCACCTAGTGGGAGAGCCCTGGGGAAGCTCTAATTGTCTGAGTCTCTTGCATGGCTAGTGCCAGTGGCTCAGCTGTGGCTCTACATGAGAGTTGCTGGTCAGGGGTTTGGAGGTGGCTTCTGGCTATTCACACGCAGTGGGGCACCAGTGGCAAGCAGCCTGTGCAAGACAAGCAGATGTCAGAACCTGAAGAGGAGACatgcagagcagagacagagatatgGACAGACACAAGGATGTAGACAGGAGCTGGAGTGGCCCCAagcacagcccccccccccatctccttgGAGCTGACTTGCTGCAGGCCTGAGGGAGCACAGAAAGACAATTCATattgaagacaaagaaaatcatCTAGTGAGGTGGTTAGGCaagcaaaggtgcttgctgccaagcctgatgacctgagttcgagccccaggatacacacacacacacacacacacacacacacacacacacggtggaagAGGATGACTCCCAAGggttgtcctcagacctctgtgcCTGTGCTGcggtgtgcacgtgtgcacacacaataatacaattttaaactacattttaaaaaaattctgtgtgtgcccatgtgctaCAGAGTATGCACGGATGTCAGAGGTGCCCTTGGTGATCAGTTCTcatcttccatcatgtgggtcccgggAACTGACATCAACCCCAGCTACATGAAATCCCACCTCAATCTAATCTTTAAAAGACCTTGAGGAACTGGAGCAGTGCTTCAGCAGTGACTCACACCCATAGGGATGCGCAcaccaccagtaactccagctgcaAAGATCCcgacgccctctgctggccttggCGGATGGAGGGGAAAGCAtgtggtctttttaaaaattaattttattttattttatgtgcactagtGTAAGATCCCTtagactggaattacagacagttgggagctaccatatgggtaatgggaattgaaccagagtcctttggaagagcagacagtgctcttgactgctgagccatctctccagccccacatgtggctcctttaaaaaaaaaaaaaaaaNNNNNNNNNNNNNNNNNNNNNNNNNNNNNNNNNNNNNNNNNNNNNNNNNNNNNNNNNNNNNNNNNNNNNNNNNNNNNNNNNNNNNNNNNNNNNNNNNNNNNNNNNNNNNNNNNNNNNNNNNNNNNNNNNNNNNNNNNNNNNNNNNNNNNNNNNNNNNNNNNNNNNNNNNNNNNNNNNNNNNNNNNNNNNNNNNNNNNNNNNNNNNNNNNNNNNNNNNNNNNNNNNNNNNNNNNNNNNNNNNNNNNNNNNNNNNNNNNNNNNNNNNNNNNNNNNNNNNNNNNNNNNNNNNNNNNNNNNNNNNNNNNNNNNNNNNNNNNNNNNNNNNNNNNNNNNNNNNNNNNNNNNNNNNNNNNNNNNNNNNNNNNNNNNNNNNNNNNNNNNNNNNNNNNNNNNNNNNNNNNNNNNNNNNNNNNNNNNNNNaaaaaaaaaacaaaaaacaaaaaaaaaccatatgcatcaacattaaaaaaagaaagaaagaaaaagaaaaaggaaagctaaCACGAAAATCGAGACTGCCTACCATTTCTGCAAATATGCTAAGGGCGAGTAGGGGTGCACTGCCAGCTCAAGATCTTACACCCGGCGCGCTCCCCCTGCTGGTCAGCAAGCCTTTCGTAGAAGCCGTTTTCCCCACCCCAGCCTTCCACCTCGATCTGGATTGGCTGCGAGTCACCTTCGTTGCccgctgggaaatgtagtccgcAAAGGGGGCCGGAGGCCCATTCATTTCCTGCCTGCGCGGCCACGAAAACCGGAAGTGCACCACCACGCTGCCCAGGGACGTCCGCACGGTGCCGCCGAGCCTTGCCTTTTTATTTGCATTTCGTCTCGTGGGTGCCCCACGGCGCTCTGGGAAATGGATTCCCTTTTCCCCCGCTTCAGGTTTTCCTGTGGATGCTGACATGACAGAATGCACGTTATCACTTGGCCAAACTGCTCAGAGCCCCTCACAACATGGTGTATATGCATGATGGGAACTGTAGTCTCTCAGTGGTACCTCGCCCAGTAGTCTTTGAGCTAGAGCTGGGACTTCTTCGTCAGTGACAGTAACCGGAATTGTCATCAGATACTCAGGGTCACATACACCTTTATAGATGTGCATGGTAGGAATTGAAAACTGAGAGGCTTTCTGAGAAAAGTCCTTTTGGGAACCGAGCGAGAACGTGCTCCCGGCAATCTCCGCCTTAGCGTCAACACCAGGAATTGCGTCACCACATTTCCCAAGGGTCCCATTGGCCTTGCTTGGCGGAAATTACCGTCCTGCCACCGTTTCCCCCCCCATCCCTTTCGGGAAATGTAGTTTTTTTCGCTTTTCTGAGTCCAGTATCATCCGGCGGGCGATCGCTCATAGGACTccatttcccagcatgcctgcGCACACTCTGTCCTCGCCCCTTCGCGGCGGCCATTTTATTCCTCCCGGAGTTCCGCTAAGATGACAGCCCGGGAGAAGGTGAAGGTTGTCTCTGGCGACCGGCGGCCGGGCTAGATCCAGCAGCGAGGCTTCCCAGCATGGATCTGCACACAGCGGTGTACAATGCGGCGCACGACggcaagctgctgctgctgcagaagcTGCTGGCCGGCCGTGGgcgggaggagctggaggagctgctgGGTGAGGTGGCCGGCGGTGGCACGCCACTGCTAATCGCCGCGCGCCGTGGACACCTAGACGTGGTGGAGTATCTGGTGGACCACTGCGGCGCCAGCGTGGAGGCGAGCGGCTCCGTGCACTTCGATGGCGAGACCATCGAGGGCGCGCCGCCGCTCTGGGCAGCGTCGGCCGCGGGTCACCTGGCCGTGGTGCGTAGCCTTCTGCGCCGAGGCGCCTCGGTCAACCGCACCACGCGCACCAACTCCACGCCGCTGCGCGCCGCCTGCTTCGACGGCCACCTGGACGTGGTGCGCTACCTGGTGGGCGAGCACAAGGCGGACCTGGAGGTGGCCAATCGCCACGGCCACACGTGCCTTATGATCTCCTGCTACAAGGGCCACCGCGAGATCGCGCGCTACCTGCTGGAGCGCGGCGCACAGGTGAACCGGCGCAGCGCCAAGGGCAACACCGCCCTGCACGACTGTGCAGAATCTGGCAGCCTGGAGATCCTCCAGCTGCTGCTGGGCTGCCACGCGCGCATGGAGCGCGACGGCTACGGCATGACCCCGCTGCTCGCCGCCAGCGTCACCGGGCACACCAACATCGTGGAGTACCTCATCCAGGAACAACCGGGCCACGAGCAGCTCTCAGGGACAGAGCTTCCCGGAGAAGGCTCCTCCCAGATGGCAGGAAACCTCTGTTCCACCTCAGAAGAAGCAGAACCGTATGAGAGCTGCTGCCCTACCAGCCGGGAAGCGGCTGTGGAAGCTTTGGAGCTGCTGGGTGCCACCTACGTGGATAAGAAAAGGGATCTGCTTGGAGCCCTGAAGCACTGGAGAAGGGCGATGGAACTCCGCCACCAGGGTGGAGGCTACCTCCCTAAGCCGGAGCCCCAGCAACTGGTTCTGGCCTATGACTATTCCAGGGAGGTGACCACGCCCCAAGAGTTGGAAGCCCTCATCACAGATCCTGATGAGATGCGGATGCAGGCGCTGCTGATACGGGAGAGGATCTTGGGCCCCTCCCATCCTGACACTTCATACTACATACGGTACCGGGGTGCCGTCTATGCGGACTCCGGGAATTTCGAGCGCTGTATCCGTCTGTGGAAGTATGCCTTGGACATGCAACAGAACAACCTGGAGCCCCTGAGCCCCATGACCGCCAGCAGCTTCCTGTCATTTGCAGAGCTCTTCTCCTACGTGCTGCAGGACCGCTCGGCCAAGGGCAACCTGGGCATGCAGCTTGGTTTTGCCGACCTCATGGGTGTGCTCAGCAAAGGGGTTCGGGAAGTGGAGCGGGCTCTGCAGCTGCCCAAGGAACCGGGTGACTCAGCACAGTTCACCAAAGCCATTGCCATCATCCTCCACCTTCTGTACCTATTGGAGAAGGTGGAGTGCACCCCCAGCCAGGAACACCTCAAACACCAGACAGTCTACCGCCTGCTTAAGTGTGCCCCTCGCGGCAAGAATGGCTTCACCCCACTACACATGGCGGTGGACAAGGAGACCACCAACGTGGGCCGGTATCGTGTGGGCATTTTCCCGTCGCTGCAGGTGGTCAAGGTGCTGTTGGACTGTGGAGCAGACCCTGACAGCAGGGATTTCGACAACAACACCCCACTGCACATCGCTGCCCAGAACAATTGCCCGGCCATCATGGATGCTCTCATCGAAGCTGGGGCCCACATGGACGCCACCAATGCCTTCAAAAAGACTGCCTATGAGCTGCTGGACTCGAAGCTGTTGGCCAAGAGCACCGTGCAGCCCTTCAATTATGTGACACTGCAGTGCCTAGCTGCCCGTGCCCTGGACAGGAACAAGGTCCCTTATAAGGGCTTCATCCCAGAGGAGCTGGAGGCCTTCATCCAGTTGCACTGAGCCTGGCCCAGCCATTGGTGCCCACTTGGGCCTTACTTCTCCAAGCAGAAGCATCCAGGCCCCTTGGCCTGCTGGAGTGAACCCAGCTGCTGGTTCTAGAAGCCTTCAGGGTCACATGGTAGGAAGACGGTCTTTTTTTTTGtggaaatgcaaaaacaaaaacctggatgCCTGAGCCTCCCCAGTGGCATGCTTCTGTCTGGGTCTGGAGGCCTCTGCACTGTCGTCCAGTCCCCAGCCAGCTTGTCCTAGAGTCCTGCAGTGAGCAAAGCTGTCACCTTCCTGCGGTGGACACTGGTCAGCTAGATGTTTGCAGttggtttttccttttctaagCAGATGGGCAGCAGCCTGGAGCCCATGTTGTGAgggtttttctgtctgttttcacTGGTTTCTGTTTGTTGGACTTAGTAATGACTGAGTTGGGAGTTGCCAGTATTTTGCAGTGGCCACAGCTGAGAACGGCATGAACTGTGTGTGCAGATCTGTGACCAAGGTCCTGGGAAGCCTCTCATTTCTGTGCTGATTAGAGAAAGGACTATCCCCCAAGAAGGCCCAGAGCCAGTTGCAAGAGCCACAGCCAGGCAGACACCAGTGCCTCCTGTCCCGCCCTCCGGACGGTCGGACAGTTCCCAACCTTGGGCCGCAGCTAGAACTGCCTGGCAGATGCTGTGGCCACCAGGTTCACATCTGTGCCACACTTGTCCTGTCACCTTCGTCGCTGAGGACCTGACTCCTCTTGTATTGAGGAGTCCCCAGTATCCCAATAACTTCTGGGGATGGGCTTCTAACCAAGATAGGGGAAGGTGGGGAGCTGCCAGCCAGGGCAGCAATGGACCCATGTGGTACTAGCTTGGCCCATATGGGGCCCTATGTGCAGCCCCAGAACCACAAAAAGTTACTGAACAGCTGCCTATGACTCTACCAGCTCTCAACTCCATCATTTGTGGTGAGTGGTTCACCCTGGATCAGGCCAAAGCAGGAGGTACTCATCCCCGGCCTGTAGAAGCCAGCTACAAGGGTAGGAAGTCACATGTAGAGGGGCCAGTTCCTCCCTCAGCCATTTAAGCCACATAAGCTGTCCCTTGAGGACATCAGTGTGTGATTGCAGTGCTCAGATAGATTCCCTGTATAAGCAAACTTTAGGCCTTACTGGGCAGGGTCTCGCTGCTCCACCCTGCCAAAGCTCAGGGCAAGCGTGAACCCCTGTGAGTCTTGGCACTGATATTTATGGATTAAAATGCAGGTATGTAAAGATGTCTGCCTAGCTGTTCTTTAATGTAGCTAGGTAGAGCGGGGAGCCAGGTGAGTGCCTGTCAAGcatgcatggtggcacagacccaACATCTTAGCACTTCCagggctaaggcaggaggatcgtaAGTTGGAGGCCACGGGAGTAGACAgtaagttcaaggatagcctgggggTGACGTAATAAGAAAGTATTTCAAGACCCCTACCCTCTCAAAACCGTCTCCTATGAAGTGTAGCACTAGTGAGCATTTACTGAGCCCCTGCTGCACCCCACATGTTCAAATGTACCACCTGGTTCACAGCAGCT
This portion of the Mus pahari chromosome 18, PAHARI_EIJ_v1.1, whole genome shotgun sequence genome encodes:
- the Fem1a gene encoding protein fem-1 homolog A, with the translated sequence MDLHTAVYNAAHDGKLLLLQKLLAGRGREELEELLGEVAGGGTPLLIAARRGHLDVVEYLVDHCGASVEASGSVHFDGETIEGAPPLWAASAAGHLAVVRSLLRRGASVNRTTRTNSTPLRAACFDGHLDVVRYLVGEHKADLEVANRHGHTCLMISCYKGHREIARYLLERGAQVNRRSAKGNTALHDCAESGSLEILQLLLGCHARMERDGYGMTPLLAASVTGHTNIVEYLIQEQPGHEQLSGTELPGEGSSQMAGNLCSTSEEAEPYESCCPTSREAAVEALELLGATYVDKKRDLLGALKHWRRAMELRHQGGGYLPKPEPQQLVLAYDYSREVTTPQELEALITDPDEMRMQALLIRERILGPSHPDTSYYIRYRGAVYADSGNFERCIRLWKYALDMQQNNLEPLSPMTASSFLSFAELFSYVLQDRSAKGNLGMQLGFADLMGVLSKGVREVERALQLPKEPGDSAQFTKAIAIILHLLYLLEKVECTPSQEHLKHQTVYRLLKCAPRGKNGFTPLHMAVDKETTNVGRYRVGIFPSLQVVKVLLDCGADPDSRDFDNNTPLHIAAQNNCPAIMDALIEAGAHMDATNAFKKTAYELLDSKLLAKSTVQPFNYVTLQCLAARALDRNKVPYKGFIPEELEAFIQLH